In the genome of Dioscorea cayenensis subsp. rotundata cultivar TDr96_F1 chromosome 1, TDr96_F1_v2_PseudoChromosome.rev07_lg8_w22 25.fasta, whole genome shotgun sequence, one region contains:
- the LOC120282126 gene encoding peptidyl-prolyl cis-trans isomerase FKBP18, chloroplastic-like → MVWLATGPPKVQSPIGWPPTTGHRSSDRPPATSHQSTGGLPYEFTVGSPSGKERKREFVDNANGLYSAQAAPKPPKALYTITEGMKVGGKRTVIVPPDLGYGQNGLNEIPPGAPFELNVELLQVMSPATAK, encoded by the exons ATGGTCTGGCTAGCCACCGGTCCACCAAAGGTCCAGTCACCTATCGGCTGGCCTCCGACGACCGGCCATCGATCGTCAGACAGACCTCCAGCGACCAGCCACCAGTCCACCGGTGGTCTG CCTTATGAGTTCACTGTTGGATCACCTTCGGGCAAAGAAAGGAAGCGAGAATTTGTAGATAATGCAAATGGGCTTTATTCAGCTCAAGCTGCACCAAAGCCACCGAAAGCTTTGTACACTATAACTGAAGGAatgaaagttggaggaaag AGAACTGTGATTGTTCCTCCGGACTTGGGTTACGGACAAAATGGCTTGAATGAAATTCCA CCCGGAGCTCCTTTTGAACTGAATGTGGAGCTCTTGCAAGTTATGTCACCAGCAACAGCAAAGTAA